Proteins from a genomic interval of Musa acuminata AAA Group cultivar baxijiao chromosome BXJ1-9, Cavendish_Baxijiao_AAA, whole genome shotgun sequence:
- the LOC103997401 gene encoding NDR1/HIN1-like protein 1 has protein sequence MTAKDCGQHGECCERRKRNRRIFGCILATIIVILLIILIVWLALRPTKPRFYLQDAVVLQFNYTGPPSNLLSTVIQVTLSSRNPNDRVGIYYDRLDVYAAYKYQQISVASALPPMYQGHNDIDVWSPYLYGPDVPVAPYLCDPLTQDESSGFLLLHVKIDGRIRWKVGSWISGHYHLFVSCPAFLTFQNGRSGSGATVKFQQMSSCSVEV, from the coding sequence atgacggcCAAGGACTGCGGTCAGCACGGGGAGTGTTGCGAGAGGCGGAAGCGCAACCGGCGCATCTTCGGATGCATCCTCGCTACCATAATTGTGATCCTCCTCATCATCCTGATCGTCTGGCTGGCGCTACGCCCCACCAAGCCCCGGTTCTACCTGCAGGACGCGGTGGTGCTGCAGTTCAACTACACCGGGCCGCCCAGCAACCTGCTCTCCACCGTCATCCAGGTGACCCTCTCCTCCCGCAACCCCAACGACCGCGTCGGCATCTACTACGACCGCCTCGACGTCTACGCCGCCTACAAGTACCAGCAGATCAGCGTCGCCTCCGCCCTTCCCCCGATGTACCAGGGCCACAACGACATCGACGTCTGGTCCCCCTACCTCTACGGCCCCGACGTCCCGGTGGCGCCGTACCTCTGCGACCCCCTCACCCAGGACGAGTCCtccggcttcctcctcctccacgtcAAGATCGACGGCCGCATCCGGTGGAAGGTCGGCTCCTGGATCTCCGGCCATTACCACCTCTTCGTCAGCTGCCCGGCCTTCCTCACCTTCCAGAACGGAAGATCGGGATCCGGCGCCACCGTCAAGTTCCAGCAGATGTCATCCTGCAGCGTCGAGGTTTAA
- the LOC103997402 gene encoding NDR1/HIN1-like protein 10 encodes MISTASGPKTVVTGYPAATAGSSYPYPAPPPASYYPNGHPPPPPPQPLYYPAAYPAAAPPPRYNTAFLRRLLSIAVALFLLFGLITLIVWLVLRPRLPEFTVSSATVSGFNLSTSQQLLSADFDLNLTVHNPNSKMGIYYDHVAAAVLYGSDPLSETSLAPFYQAKGATTALRARLVAVGMYVDSNVVKGINSDRGRGDGAVRFQARVSAWVRFKPGAWKTRWHTMRVYCDDVPIGLRNGTTAATTGYLVGSTPKKCVVNL; translated from the coding sequence ATGATTTCCACCGCTAGTGGACCCAAAACCGTCGTCACCGGCTACCCTGCTGCCACCGCCGGCTCATCCTACCCCTACCCGGCTCCGCCGCCAGCCTCCTACTACCCTAATGGCCATCCGCCCCCACCCCCGCCCCAGCCGCTGTACTACCCCGCGGCTTACCCCGCCGCCGCCCCTCCTCCCCGCTACAACACCGCtttcctccgccgcctcctctcCATCGCTGttgccctcttcctcctcttcggccTCATCACGCTCATCGTCTGGCTCGTCCTCCGCCCCCGCTTACCGGAGTTCACCGTCTCCTCTGCTACCGTCTCTGGTTTCAACCTTTCCACCTCGCAGCAGCTGCTGTCCGCCGACTTCGATCTCAATCTTACCGTCCATAATCCCAACAGCAAGATGGGGATCTACTACGACCACGTCGCCGCTGCCGTCCTCTATGGTTCCGACCCCCTGTCCGAGACCTCGCTCGCGCCTTTCTATCAGGCGAAAGGGGCGACCACCGCTCTCCGCGCTCGGCTTGTGGCAGTCGGGATGTACGTCGATTCCAACGTGGTGAAGGGGATCAACTCGGACCGTGGCCGAGGCGATGGGGCCGTGCGCTTCCAGGCTAGGGTTTCGGCGTGGGTGAGGTTTAAGCCCGGGGCATGGAAGACGAGATGGCACACGATGAGGGTCTACTGCGATGATGTCCCGATTGGTTTGAGAAATGGGACAACTGCAGCGACCACGGGTTACCTTGTCGGCTCGACACCAAAGAAATGCGTGGTTAATCTCTGA